A single genomic interval of Lacrimispora sphenoides JCM 1415 harbors:
- a CDS encoding PhoH family protein produces the protein MSVIETIIDIPAEHEKNVCGQFDSYLKKIERTLHVTMIGRDGALKIIGSEQMVQKAKSVFSNLIELSKRGNSITEQNVDYALSLSFSESDSQILEIDKDIICRTITGRPVKPKTLGQKQYVDQIRKKMIVFGIGPAGTGKTYLAMAMAIQAFKNGEVNRIILTRPAIEAGEKLGFLPGDLQSKIDPYLRPLYDALYQIMGAESYLHNAEKGLIEVAPLAYMRGRTLDNAYIILDEAQNTTPAQMKMFLTRIGFGSKVIVTGDLTQKDLPTGSLSGLDTAMKILKRIDDIGFCHLTSSDVVRHPLVQKIVQAYDDYESKKKPVERKTKAIGGRKARYDD, from the coding sequence ATGAGCGTAATTGAGACAATCATAGACATTCCAGCTGAACACGAAAAAAATGTATGCGGACAGTTTGACAGCTATCTAAAGAAAATAGAACGGACCCTGCATGTTACCATGATTGGACGCGATGGCGCCCTTAAGATCATTGGATCAGAGCAAATGGTGCAGAAAGCAAAGAGTGTATTTAGTAATCTGATTGAGCTTTCCAAACGGGGAAATTCCATCACAGAACAAAATGTAGATTATGCCCTTTCTTTGTCATTTTCTGAAAGCGACAGTCAGATTTTAGAAATCGACAAGGACATTATCTGCAGAACCATTACGGGAAGGCCGGTAAAGCCAAAGACCCTCGGACAAAAGCAGTATGTGGACCAGATCAGAAAGAAGATGATCGTATTCGGAATCGGTCCTGCAGGAACTGGAAAAACCTATCTTGCCATGGCCATGGCAATCCAGGCTTTTAAAAACGGAGAGGTAAACCGGATCATTCTGACCAGACCTGCTATTGAGGCAGGAGAAAAGCTAGGATTTCTCCCGGGAGATTTACAAAGCAAAATAGATCCTTATTTAAGGCCTTTATATGATGCACTCTATCAGATTATGGGAGCAGAGAGCTATCTTCACAATGCGGAGAAAGGCCTGATAGAAGTAGCACCTCTGGCTTATATGAGAGGCCGTACCCTGGACAATGCCTATATTATTCTTGACGAAGCCCAGAACACCACTCCGGCCCAGATGAAGATGTTCCTCACCAGAATCGGCTTTGGATCAAAGGTAATTGTAACTGGTGACTTAACACAAAAGGATCTTCCTACTGGAAGTTTATCAGGACTTGATACGGCCATGAAAATATTAAAGAGAATTGACGACATCGGTTTCTGCCATCTAACCAGCAGCGACGTGGTTCGTCATCCTCTGGTGCAGAAAATCGTACAGGCTTACGACGATTATGAGTCGAAGAAAAAGCC
- the rpsU gene encoding 30S ribosomal protein S21, whose product MSNVIVKDNETLDSALRRFKRNCAKAGIQQEIRKREHYEKPSVRRKKKSEAARKRKYN is encoded by the coding sequence ATGTCAAATGTTATCGTTAAAGACAACGAGACCTTAGATAGTGCTTTACGCAGATTCAAAAGAAACTGTGCAAAAGCAGGTATCCAGCAGGAAATTCGTAAGAGAGAGCATTACGAGAAACCAAGCGTTAGACGCAAGAAAAAGTCTGAAGCTGCAAGAAAACGTAAATATAACTAA
- the rnhA gene encoding ribonuclease HI produces the protein MTKVQLFTDGAARGNPDGPGGYGAVLQFTDSKGQLHEKTMSGGYVKTTNNRMELMAAIAGLEALTRPCQVDLYSDSKYVTDAFNQHWIENWVKNNWKRGKSGPVKNIDLWERLLKAIEPHQVTFHWVKGHAGHPQNERCDVLATSAADGDDLQVDEGI, from the coding sequence GTGACGAAAGTACAATTATTTACCGACGGAGCTGCAAGAGGAAACCCTGACGGGCCAGGAGGCTATGGCGCGGTTTTGCAATTTACTGATTCCAAAGGGCAGCTCCACGAAAAAACCATGTCAGGGGGATATGTAAAAACCACCAACAACCGTATGGAACTTATGGCGGCCATTGCAGGTCTGGAAGCGTTAACCAGGCCATGTCAGGTAGATCTATACTCTGATTCCAAATATGTGACAGACGCATTTAATCAGCATTGGATTGAGAATTGGGTAAAAAACAACTGGAAGAGGGGCAAAAGCGGCCCTGTAAAGAACATTGACCTATGGGAAAGGCTGTTAAAGGCCATAGAACCTCATCAGGTGACTTTTCACTGGGTAAAGGGACATGCCGGCCACCCTCAGAATGAGCGGTGTGACGTGCTGGCCACAAGCGCTGCAGATGGAGATGATCTGCAGGTCGACGAAGGGATATGA
- a CDS encoding MBL fold metallo-hydrolase RNA specificity domain-containing protein: protein MKLMFIGAAREVTGSCHYLEAAGFKILVDCGMEQGIDKFVNVDLPVSYAELDYVLLTHAHIDHAGMLPFIYARGFRGRVISTVATADLCGIMLKDSAHIQESETEWKNRKARRAGLPEEEPLYGINDAMGVLELFHSYNYNEKVELEDGFTIRFIDVGHLLGSASVEIWITEGEISKKIVFSGDIGNKNKPLIRDPHYIKEADYVVMECTYGDRLHGVIPDHVSILAGIVQKTLDSGGNVVIPAFAVGRTQELLYMFRRIKAEKLVTGHDGFEVYVDSPLAVEATQIFKDNLVDCYDEETKELVMKGINPISFPGLKLSVTSEESKNINFNSKPKVIISAAGMCDAGRIRHHLKHNLWRRSCTIVFTGYQSIGTLGRSLIEGCSEVRLFGETIQVEAHIEQMEGMSSHADMEGLIAWLNAFEEKPRQVFLVHGDDLVCSSFEQLLEKDYGYRVKAPHSGSVYDLSLGRWLDETEGVAVVKGPEISKKPVGVYGRLFAAGERLLQVIRHNEGGANKDLAKFADQINSLCDKWDR from the coding sequence ATGAAATTAATGTTCATCGGCGCAGCCCGCGAGGTAACCGGGAGCTGTCATTATCTGGAAGCTGCCGGTTTTAAAATCCTTGTGGACTGCGGTATGGAGCAGGGGATTGATAAATTTGTAAATGTGGATCTGCCAGTCAGCTATGCGGAACTTGATTATGTTCTTTTGACCCATGCCCATATCGATCACGCAGGAATGCTTCCCTTTATCTATGCAAGAGGGTTCCGGGGACGGGTGATCTCCACCGTGGCAACCGCCGACCTTTGCGGAATTATGCTGAAGGACAGCGCCCATATTCAGGAGTCTGAAACAGAATGGAAGAACAGAAAAGCCAGGCGGGCTGGCCTCCCGGAAGAAGAACCCCTGTACGGAATCAATGATGCCATGGGCGTATTGGAGCTGTTTCATTCCTACAATTACAACGAAAAGGTGGAACTGGAGGATGGCTTTACTATCCGCTTTATAGACGTAGGCCATCTTCTTGGTTCCGCCTCTGTTGAAATCTGGATCACAGAAGGCGAAATCTCTAAAAAAATCGTATTTTCCGGTGATATCGGCAATAAGAACAAGCCCTTAATCCGTGACCCTCACTACATAAAAGAGGCGGATTATGTGGTTATGGAATGCACCTACGGAGACCGGCTTCACGGTGTGATACCGGATCATGTTTCCATTCTTGCAGGCATTGTCCAAAAGACCCTTGACAGTGGTGGAAACGTGGTAATACCCGCATTTGCAGTGGGAAGGACCCAGGAGCTCCTTTATATGTTCCGCCGAATCAAGGCAGAGAAGCTGGTCACCGGTCATGATGGGTTTGAGGTTTATGTCGACAGCCCTTTGGCAGTGGAAGCAACCCAAATTTTTAAAGATAATCTGGTAGACTGCTATGATGAAGAAACAAAGGAACTGGTCATGAAAGGCATCAACCCCATATCCTTTCCAGGCTTAAAGCTGTCGGTTACCAGTGAAGAATCCAAGAACATTAATTTTAATTCGAAACCAAAAGTGATCATTTCAGCGGCGGGCATGTGTGATGCAGGCCGTATCCGCCATCACTTAAAGCATAATTTATGGAGACGGTCTTGTACGATCGTTTTCACCGGATACCAGTCCATAGGAACCTTGGGAAGGAGCCTGATCGAAGGCTGCAGTGAAGTAAGGCTGTTTGGCGAAACCATTCAGGTGGAAGCCCATATAGAACAGATGGAGGGAATGAGTTCCCACGCAGATATGGAAGGATTGATTGCCTGGTTGAACGCTTTTGAAGAAAAACCGCGACAAGTATTTCTGGTACACGGTGATGATCTGGTTTGCAGCTCCTTTGAGCAGCTCCTAGAGAAGGATTACGGATACAGGGTTAAAGCCCCTCACTCCGGTTCTGTTTATGATCTTTCCCTTGGGAGATGGCTGGATGAGACAGAGGGCGTTGCAGTTGTCAAAGGACCGGAAATCTCAAAAAAACCAGTGGGTGTTTATGGAAGGCTTTTTGCTGCCGGCGAAAGGCTTTTGCAGGTTATCCGTCATAACGAAGGCGGAGCCAATAAAGATCTTGCCAAATTTGCGGATCAAATTAATTCTTTATGTGATAAATGGGATAGATAA
- a CDS encoding YabP/YqfC family sporulation protein: MFEESKEKAASALKLPKDVVLGEVLVSFLGRHSVVIENYRSIILYTDCSIKLQAKNCRVIIGGSRLMIEYYTNEEMKINGYIKSLEFE; this comes from the coding sequence ATGTTTGAGGAATCAAAGGAAAAAGCAGCTTCCGCCTTAAAACTCCCGAAGGACGTGGTTCTGGGAGAAGTGCTTGTATCTTTTCTTGGACGTCATAGCGTTGTAATAGAAAATTACCGAAGCATTATCCTGTATACAGACTGTTCCATCAAACTTCAGGCAAAAAACTGTCGGGTGATCATTGGCGGTAGCAGGCTGATGATTGAATACTACACCAATGAGGAGATGAAAATCAACGGTTATATAAAATCCCTGGAATTTGAATAA
- a CDS encoding lysozyme inhibitor LprI family protein: MDKNRGIWIVIGSILVIGILITLATSTFIKSKENVSDPLGITGLSNSEIPDDQAEAKGYGGTPELFSADMAAPQEAPASAEESKMRKAGPAATPNTETAAENRSQPADAELRMKSAAVSDQAEPVPQAEENSNEASIEETVISPISPDLKSRQAYAAAPAEGAAYYQKHLLELDAQIKKMREESGDSNTYSMKALVDKEFKLWNREQNAIYTAIIEGLADEDKETLETSQQAWIKSRDAKAEEAAKKYSGGSLEEVEYTASMAESTRARAYDLVTEYMDVLSLKDDQ, translated from the coding sequence ATGGATAAAAATAGAGGAATTTGGATTGTAATTGGAAGCATTCTGGTCATCGGGATCCTCATAACCCTTGCCACATCCACGTTTATAAAAAGCAAGGAAAATGTTTCGGATCCTTTGGGAATCACTGGGCTTTCAAACTCCGAAATTCCGGATGACCAAGCAGAGGCAAAAGGCTATGGCGGAACGCCGGAATTGTTTTCAGCGGATATGGCGGCTCCCCAGGAAGCGCCTGCTTCTGCAGAGGAATCAAAGATGAGAAAAGCCGGTCCGGCGGCCACCCCCAATACTGAAACCGCAGCGGAGAACAGATCCCAGCCGGCAGATGCCGAACTTCGGATGAAAAGTGCTGCAGTTTCTGACCAGGCAGAACCGGTTCCCCAGGCAGAGGAAAACTCTAACGAGGCTTCCATAGAGGAAACCGTAATTTCACCCATAAGTCCGGATTTAAAAAGCCGGCAGGCGTATGCAGCCGCTCCTGCGGAGGGGGCAGCCTATTATCAAAAGCATTTGCTGGAACTGGATGCCCAGATCAAAAAGATGCGGGAGGAATCAGGAGATTCCAATACCTATTCCATGAAAGCCCTGGTAGATAAAGAATTTAAGCTGTGGAACAGGGAACAGAATGCGATTTATACCGCTATTATAGAAGGGTTGGCTGACGAAGATAAGGAAACCCTTGAAACTTCACAGCAGGCATGGATCAAAAGCAGGGATGCAAAGGCAGAGGAGGCCGCAAAAAAATACAGCGGCGGAAGCCTGGAAGAGGTTGAGTACACTGCTTCCATGGCAGAGTCCACGAGGGCGCGGGCCTATGATCTGGTAACAGAATACATGGATGTTCTCTCTTTAAAAGATGATCAGTAA
- the yqfD gene encoding sporulation protein YqfD, whose amino-acid sequence MLAWLNHYLFGYLSIEMTGFSPERFLNMCNVHEIELWKVVNCGHSYQLFMTVQGFRKVKPLVRKSKVRLRILKKFGLPFFLHRNKKRKLYAAGFISFFLILYSLSLFIWDIEFDGNRMYTYDTLLKFCESEEIRYGMKKSKIDCDVLEESFRTKFPEITWVSARVSGTRLLVKIKENEVLSEIPVKDETPCDIIAEKGGVITSMIVRSGVPMAAIGDTVEEGQILVSGALPIIDDSETVINTHFIRSDADITARTEYHFTRQMPLFRKIDVETGKERNGYYMKAFRFSFMLIRPRPEGTSWKRTMEEEQLHLFQNFYLPIYFGKITGKEYISYERPYTEEEKKLLSEDINERYKKNLIEKGVQILENHVKILDNESLCQVAMDFVVEEPLGRREALKIQRSEEPEETNHSNERN is encoded by the coding sequence ATGCTCGCATGGCTGAATCATTATTTATTCGGTTATCTTTCTATAGAAATGACCGGTTTTTCCCCGGAACGTTTTCTTAACATGTGCAACGTACATGAAATTGAATTGTGGAAAGTCGTAAATTGCGGACATTCCTATCAGCTTTTCATGACGGTACAAGGGTTCCGTAAGGTGAAGCCCCTTGTGCGTAAATCGAAGGTCAGACTTAGGATTTTAAAAAAGTTTGGACTTCCTTTTTTTTTACATCGGAACAAAAAACGGAAACTATATGCAGCCGGGTTCATCAGCTTTTTTTTGATCCTCTATTCCCTTTCCCTGTTTATCTGGGACATTGAATTTGACGGGAACCGGATGTATACATACGACACTCTTTTAAAATTCTGCGAATCGGAAGAAATCCGATATGGTATGAAAAAATCAAAAATTGATTGTGATGTTCTGGAAGAATCTTTTCGAACCAAGTTTCCTGAAATAACCTGGGTATCGGCAAGGGTATCAGGAACCCGCCTTTTGGTTAAAATAAAAGAAAATGAAGTGTTGTCGGAGATTCCTGTAAAGGATGAAACTCCCTGTGACATCATAGCGGAAAAAGGCGGTGTAATCACCTCCATGATCGTTCGCAGCGGCGTTCCAATGGCAGCCATAGGTGATACGGTAGAAGAAGGACAGATACTGGTCAGCGGCGCCCTTCCCATTATCGACGACAGCGAAACAGTGATAAATACCCACTTTATACGCTCTGATGCGGATATAACAGCCAGGACAGAATATCATTTTACCAGACAGATGCCTCTTTTTCGGAAAATCGACGTAGAAACAGGGAAAGAGAGGAATGGATACTATATGAAGGCTTTCCGCTTTTCCTTCATGCTTATCCGTCCCCGGCCTGAGGGAACTTCCTGGAAAAGGACCATGGAAGAAGAGCAGCTTCATTTATTCCAGAATTTTTATCTTCCCATTTACTTTGGCAAAATAACAGGGAAAGAGTATATATCCTACGAGCGCCCCTATACAGAAGAAGAGAAAAAGCTGCTGTCTGAGGATATCAACGAAAGGTACAAAAAAAATTTAATAGAAAAAGGGGTACAAATTCTGGAAAATCATGTTAAAATACTAGATAATGAATCTTTATGCCAGGTTGCCATGGATTTCGTGGTAGAGGAGCCTTTAGGAAGGCGGGAGGCGTTGAAGATACAAAGATCAGAGGAACCGGAGGAGACAAATCATTCAAATGAGCGTAATTGA
- the alaS gene encoding alanine--tRNA ligase translates to MFLEFFESKGHLAMKSFSLVPHNDNSLLLINSGMAPLKPYFTGQEIPPRKRVTTCQKCIRTGDIENVGKTARHGTFFEMLGNFSFGDYFKDEAIHWSWEFLTQVVGLDPDRLYPSVYLEDDEAFEIWNKKIGIAPERIFRLGKADNFWEHGAGPCGPCSEIYYDRGEKYGCGKPDCTVGCECDRYMEVWNNVFTQFENDGHGNYEELQQKNIDTGMGLERLAVVVQDVDSIFDIDTIKALLNRVAELARTEYKKDPDVDVSLRLITDHVRSCTFMISDGIMPSNEGRGYVLRRLLRRAARHGRLLGIEGKFLADLSATVIDLSKDGYPELEEKKAMILKVLTQEEDKFNKTIDQGLAILGELEEEMIKEKITILSGENAFKLYDTYGFPLDLTLEILEEKNFSVDEDGFKAAMQKQRETARNARKTTNYMGADVTVYQSIDPAITTEFIGYDKLVCDSKILVLTSETDLVEALTDGETGTIVTEQTVFYGTMGGQQGDVGRIVSDMGEFKVEDTIHLQGGKVGHVGRMIKGMLQTGDVVTLKVCENNRQNTGKNHSATHLLQKALRAVLGNHVEQAGSLVDGDRLRFDFTHFSAMTLEEIQQVETLVNEKIKESLPVKTEIMSLEEAKKSGAMALFGEKYGDTVRVVKMGDFSTELCGGTHINNTGVIGSFKILSETGIAAGVRRIEALTGDGLMHYYQETEKELLEAAKAVKTTPSSLTAKIESLLEEIKALHSENEKLKSKLAKDSLGNVMDQVKEIKGVKVLATKVLDVDMNGLRNLGDQLKDKIGDGVIVIASVQDDKVNLMATVTEDAQKKGAHAGNLIKAIASLVGGGGGGRPNMAQAGGKNPAGVDACLEKVAEVVAEQLN, encoded by the coding sequence ATGTTCCTTGAATTTTTTGAGAGTAAGGGACATCTGGCGATGAAAAGCTTCTCCCTGGTTCCGCATAATGATAACAGCTTGTTGTTAATCAACTCGGGCATGGCTCCCCTTAAGCCATATTTTACAGGCCAGGAAATCCCGCCAAGAAAAAGGGTGACTACCTGTCAGAAGTGTATCCGGACAGGAGATATTGAGAACGTTGGCAAGACAGCCCGCCACGGCACATTCTTTGAGATGCTGGGAAACTTTTCCTTTGGGGATTATTTTAAGGATGAGGCGATTCACTGGTCATGGGAATTTCTGACCCAGGTAGTCGGCCTTGACCCGGACAGGCTGTATCCCTCCGTATATCTGGAAGATGATGAGGCCTTCGAAATCTGGAATAAGAAAATCGGCATTGCGCCCGAGCGTATTTTCCGCTTGGGAAAGGCAGACAATTTCTGGGAGCACGGCGCAGGTCCCTGCGGCCCCTGTTCTGAGATTTACTACGACAGGGGAGAGAAGTACGGCTGCGGCAAGCCAGACTGTACCGTTGGCTGTGAATGCGACCGTTATATGGAAGTATGGAATAATGTATTTACACAGTTTGAAAATGACGGCCATGGAAACTATGAGGAATTACAGCAGAAGAACATTGATACCGGCATGGGACTGGAACGTCTGGCCGTAGTTGTTCAGGATGTAGATTCCATTTTTGATATAGATACCATTAAAGCTCTTTTAAACCGTGTGGCTGAACTGGCCCGGACAGAATACAAGAAGGATCCTGATGTGGATGTATCCCTTCGGCTGATCACAGATCACGTCCGGTCCTGTACCTTTATGATATCCGATGGCATTATGCCCTCCAATGAGGGACGGGGCTATGTTCTCCGCCGCCTCTTAAGAAGAGCTGCCCGCCATGGAAGACTTCTGGGAATCGAAGGAAAGTTCCTTGCAGACTTGTCCGCCACCGTGATTGACTTATCTAAGGATGGATATCCGGAACTGGAAGAAAAGAAAGCTATGATTCTAAAAGTTCTGACCCAGGAGGAAGACAAGTTTAACAAGACCATTGACCAGGGCCTAGCAATACTTGGCGAGCTGGAAGAGGAGATGATAAAAGAGAAGATCACCATCCTTTCCGGTGAGAATGCTTTCAAATTATATGATACCTACGGATTCCCTCTGGATCTGACTCTGGAGATTCTGGAAGAAAAGAATTTCAGTGTGGATGAAGACGGCTTTAAAGCTGCTATGCAAAAGCAGAGGGAAACAGCCAGAAATGCCAGAAAGACCACCAATTACATGGGGGCTGATGTCACTGTCTACCAGTCCATTGATCCTGCCATTACAACGGAGTTTATCGGCTATGATAAGCTGGTTTGTGATTCCAAAATCCTTGTTCTCACTTCGGAAACAGACTTAGTGGAGGCGCTTACCGACGGAGAGACCGGAACCATTGTGACGGAACAGACCGTATTTTACGGAACCATGGGAGGCCAGCAGGGCGATGTAGGCAGAATCGTAAGTGATATGGGCGAATTTAAGGTGGAAGATACCATCCATTTACAGGGTGGAAAAGTGGGCCATGTGGGCAGAATGATAAAGGGAATGCTGCAGACAGGAGATGTGGTTACCTTAAAGGTTTGTGAAAATAACCGCCAGAATACGGGAAAAAACCACAGTGCAACCCATCTTCTCCAGAAAGCCTTAAGAGCAGTTCTGGGCAATCATGTAGAGCAGGCCGGTTCCTTAGTTGACGGAGACAGGCTGCGTTTCGACTTTACTCATTTCTCAGCCATGACACTTGAGGAAATCCAACAGGTGGAAACCCTGGTAAATGAGAAAATCAAGGAATCTCTTCCTGTAAAAACGGAAATCATGTCTTTAGAGGAAGCCAAAAAATCAGGTGCTATGGCACTGTTTGGGGAAAAATACGGCGATACGGTCCGCGTTGTGAAAATGGGAGACTTTTCCACAGAGCTTTGCGGCGGCACCCATATTAACAATACGGGAGTGATCGGCTCTTTTAAGATCCTGTCTGAAACCGGTATCGCAGCCGGAGTCCGGAGAATCGAAGCCCTGACCGGAGACGGCCTGATGCATTATTATCAGGAAACAGAAAAAGAGCTTCTTGAAGCAGCAAAGGCTGTCAAGACAACACCATCCTCCCTGACGGCAAAAATTGAGTCCCTTTTAGAAGAAATAAAAGCCCTGCATTCTGAGAATGAAAAGTTAAAAAGCAAACTTGCAAAAGACTCTCTTGGTAATGTAATGGATCAGGTGAAAGAGATTAAGGGAGTTAAGGTTCTTGCCACAAAGGTGCTTGATGTGGATATGAATGGACTCCGCAATCTGGGCGACCAGCTGAAAGATAAGATAGGCGATGGAGTCATTGTAATCGCCTCTGTACAGGATGATAAAGTAAATCTGATGGCTACTGTGACGGAGGACGCACAGAAGAAGGGAGCTCATGCAGGCAACTTGATCAAAGCCATTGCTTCCTTAGTCGGAGGAGGCGGCGGCGGTCGTCCGAATATGGCTCAGGCAGGCGGAAAGAATCCGGCAGGAGTGGATGCATGCCTTGAAAAAGTTGCGGAAGTTGTTGCAGAACAGCTGAATTAA